The Phoenix dactylifera cultivar Barhee BC4 chromosome 9, palm_55x_up_171113_PBpolish2nd_filt_p, whole genome shotgun sequence genome window below encodes:
- the LOC120111964 gene encoding auxin-responsive protein SAUR71-like, giving the protein MRNKKGGTRGGEGSARRVPRGCVPVLVGLEEMERFEVRTKLFKHPCITALLEMAAQEFGYEQKGILRIPCDAEHFRQVLEGLKENLGEHSLEIMGMASAVAPCP; this is encoded by the exons ATGAGGAATAAGAAGGGTGGCACGAGGGGCGGCGAAGGCTCGGCGCGGCGAGTGCCGAGAGGGTGCGTGCCGGTGCTCGTCGGGCTCGAAGAGATGGAAAGGTTTGAGGTGCGCACCAAGCTCTTCAAGCATCCATGCATCACGGCTTTGCTGGAGATGGCCGCTCAGGAGTTTGGCTACGAGCAAAAGGGTATTCTTAGGATACCATGTGATGCTGAGCACTTCAGACAAGTGCTTGAG GGACTGAAGGAGAATTTGGGAGAACATAGTTTAGAGATTATGGGGATGGCCTCAGCTGTGGCACCGTGCCCTTAA